A window of Methanobrevibacter sp. contains these coding sequences:
- a CDS encoding MFS transporter has translation MNGDNVVMTKFLAILFAVCSGLAIGNLYWAQPLLVQIMTGFGLPEANGGLLVTATQIGYAMGIFFIVPLGDFVYRKRMISIVMGLSVIALVSCAVAPSFTILALSLFSMGLVTISGQVILPLAGDLSREDERGHIVGIVSSGITTGILFSRFASGIIAGFWGWRSVYVIAAVLNIIMVLVMIYVLPEIPAKNRLESYKGLLLSVFTTFKRHRTLPMILLHSGLIFGLVFNIFWTSLTFLLSGAPYYYDTFQIGLVSLAGLAAAVFGIGIGKLQDMGLSVPALGGFIALGLVTMLCGYLFSYSIVAIVIVAAVVSVAVQGISVLTQTRLFNLSQSERSRLNTVFVVNNFIFGAVGSALASLLWSLGGWSYVMMAACCACILGLIVWMLSRSAFRKADEALGDY, from the coding sequence ATGAACGGTGATAATGTAGTTATGACAAAGTTTTTGGCAATACTGTTTGCGGTATGCTCCGGACTTGCAATCGGAAATCTCTACTGGGCACAGCCTCTTTTAGTCCAGATTATGACAGGTTTCGGACTTCCTGAGGCAAACGGTGGACTTCTGGTTACAGCAACCCAGATCGGGTATGCAATGGGAATATTCTTTATCGTGCCTTTGGGCGATTTCGTTTACCGAAAACGAATGATATCCATTGTGATGGGACTTTCCGTAATTGCTTTGGTGTCATGTGCCGTTGCACCTTCATTTACTATACTTGCACTTTCACTTTTCTCAATGGGGCTTGTGACAATTTCCGGTCAGGTAATACTTCCCCTTGCAGGGGATTTGAGCCGTGAGGATGAACGTGGACATATCGTCGGAATCGTATCATCAGGAATAACAACAGGGATACTTTTCTCAAGGTTTGCAAGCGGAATCATAGCAGGATTCTGGGGATGGAGATCAGTTTACGTCATAGCAGCCGTTCTCAACATTATAATGGTTCTTGTAATGATATATGTGCTTCCCGAAATTCCGGCCAAAAACAGGCTTGAATCATATAAGGGATTACTTTTAAGTGTTTTTACCACCTTCAAAAGGCACAGGACACTTCCTATGATACTCCTGCACTCCGGTCTGATATTCGGACTCGTGTTCAACATATTCTGGACATCACTGACATTTTTACTCTCCGGAGCACCTTATTATTATGACACCTTCCAGATTGGACTTGTAAGCCTTGCGGGACTTGCCGCAGCGGTATTCGGTATAGGCATTGGAAAACTTCAGGACATGGGTCTGAGCGTACCTGCACTTGGTGGCTTTATCGCTTTGGGCCTTGTAACAATGCTTTGCGGTTATCTTTTCAGCTATTCAATAGTTGCAATCGTCATTGTTGCGGCGGTTGTTTCAGTTGCCGTTCAGGGCATAAGCGTCCTGACACAGACCAGATTATTCAATCTCTCACAGTCTGAAAGAAGCAGATTGAATACGGTCTTTGTTGTAAACAACTTCATATTCGGTGCTGTCGGAAGCGCTCTTGCATCACTTCTCTGGTCACTTGGAGGATGGTCATACGTGATGATGGCAGCATGTTGTGCATGCATTCTGGGATTAATCGTTTGGATGCTTTCAAGAAGTGCCTTTAGGAAGGCCGACGAGGCTTTGGGTGATTACTAA